AAAGTTCAACATAGGGCCTAAATAGGGCCCTTTCTATATCTTTTCGTCAATAGTTTAGAAGGCTTAACTTGGCCCGACTCCGATTCCGAACCATTTTCAACCCAACATTCCCGATGGTTGTTTTCCACCTTGAATCATCAGTCGTATGCCAAACGTGTTGCCTCGTCCGTGAGGACGTGCTTGATGCGTTCCTGCCACCTGTCAGACTCCCATGTGCCTAATTCCCGGTGTGTGAGATAATAGTTTTGCGGAATCGGATGAGTTCCGACGACCACGTCTATATCGTATTTTGTCGGGATAAACGAACAAAAATCTTCCAGGTATGGGCAGGGAGGATAGCCGACCACCAAACCCGTAGCCAAATGGATGACATCTGTTCCATTCTTTTTCATCTCCGCCGGGCAGTGCTCTACGTTTCCACCGGGGCAGCCTCCGCAGGTGGTATAGCCCACTAGTTCGACTTCCTCTCCCTTGTACAGAGAAAATGCTCCTTCACGATTTCTCAAAGATCGCAAGCACTTCCCGCCCGCACAAGCACGGTAACGGTTGCAGATAATTATGCTAATTCTCTTCATCTTTCTTGCTCCTTTTTGATCTTGTACGGTAATGTCCTAAACTTGCCGTAAAAATGGTTTTAGGGGTTGAGCCTTGGCCAGAATGCGATAAGCCCTGGCAGGCAACAAAAACAAACAAAGGAGGCCCAACCCCATGAAGAAGATACCACAATCAGAGGAGACGAGGAAGATGATTCGGCAAGTGATCGTTCACGGAACGGCTGGAGGCGGGGATCCCACGCGGATGGGGGACGCCTATGAA
The sequence above is a segment of the Deltaproteobacteria bacterium genome. Coding sequences within it:
- a CDS encoding CGGC domain-containing protein, whose translation is MKRISIIICNRYRACAGGKCLRSLRNREGAFSLYKGEEVELVGYTTCGGCPGGNVEHCPAEMKKNGTDVIHLATGLVVGYPPCPYLEDFCSFIPTKYDIDVVVGTHPIPQNYYLTHRELGTWESDRWQERIKHVLTDEATRLAYD